In Streptomyces durocortorensis, a genomic segment contains:
- a CDS encoding ribonuclease J: protein MSHPHPDLKPAPPLVSGGLRVVALGGLGEIGRNMTVFEYAGKLLIVDCGVLFPEETQPGVDVILPDFTSIRDRLDDVVGVVLTHGHEDHIGGVPYLLRERRDIPVIGSKLTLAFLEAKLKEHHIKPTTVRVKEGERRDFGPFGCEFVAVNHSIPDGLAVAIRTGAGMVLHTGDFKMDQFPLDDRITDLRAFARLGEEGVDLFLTDSTNAEVPGFTTSERELNPAIEHVMRTAPRRVIVSSFASHVHRIQQVLDAAHQHGRKVAFVGRSMVRNMGIARELGYLRTPPGLVVEARELEKLPDHKITLVCTGSQGEPMAALSRMANRDHSIRIGQGDTVLLASSLIPGNENAIYRVINGLTRWGANVVHKGNAKVHVSGHASAGELVYCYNIVKPRHVMPVHGEWKHMRANADLAIRTGVAPDRVIIAEDGVVVDLVDGRASITGKVPAGYVYVDGMTVGGATEASLKDRRVLAEEGVVTIVAIVDADTGRLAEAPDFLARGFEHDDTTFEPVIPLIEKTLAAAAEEGIGDHHQLEQRIARAVASWAFRSHRRKPLIIPVVIDA, encoded by the coding sequence ATGAGCCATCCACATCCTGATCTGAAACCCGCCCCTCCTCTCGTCTCAGGAGGGCTGAGGGTCGTCGCCCTGGGCGGTCTGGGAGAGATCGGCCGCAACATGACCGTCTTCGAGTACGCCGGCAAGCTGCTGATCGTCGACTGCGGTGTGCTGTTCCCCGAGGAGACCCAGCCCGGCGTCGACGTGATCCTGCCCGACTTCACGTCGATCCGGGACCGTCTGGACGACGTCGTCGGCGTGGTCCTCACCCATGGACACGAGGACCACATCGGTGGCGTGCCCTACCTGCTGCGAGAACGCCGGGACATCCCCGTCATCGGCTCGAAGCTGACGCTCGCCTTCCTTGAGGCCAAGCTCAAGGAGCACCACATCAAGCCCACGACGGTGCGGGTGAAGGAAGGGGAGCGGCGCGACTTCGGGCCTTTCGGCTGTGAGTTCGTGGCGGTCAACCACTCCATCCCCGACGGTCTCGCGGTCGCCATCCGCACCGGTGCCGGGATGGTCCTGCACACCGGTGACTTCAAGATGGACCAGTTCCCGCTGGACGACCGCATCACCGACCTGCGCGCGTTCGCCCGGCTCGGTGAGGAGGGTGTCGACCTGTTCCTGACCGACTCCACCAATGCCGAGGTGCCCGGTTTCACCACGTCCGAGCGCGAGCTGAACCCCGCGATCGAACACGTGATGCGGACCGCCCCGCGCCGGGTCATCGTCTCCAGCTTCGCCAGCCACGTCCACCGTATCCAGCAGGTCCTCGACGCCGCGCATCAGCACGGGCGGAAGGTCGCCTTCGTGGGCCGGTCCATGGTCCGCAACATGGGCATCGCCCGCGAGCTGGGCTATCTGAGGACGCCGCCGGGCCTCGTGGTCGAGGCAAGGGAGCTGGAGAAGCTGCCCGACCACAAGATCACCCTGGTCTGCACGGGCTCGCAGGGCGAGCCGATGGCCGCCCTCTCCCGCATGGCCAACCGTGATCACTCGATCCGCATCGGGCAGGGCGACACCGTCCTGCTCGCCAGCTCCCTCATCCCGGGCAACGAGAACGCCATCTACCGGGTGATCAACGGGCTGACCCGCTGGGGCGCCAACGTCGTCCACAAGGGCAATGCCAAGGTCCACGTCTCCGGCCACGCCAGCGCGGGGGAACTGGTCTACTGCTACAACATCGTCAAGCCCCGCCATGTCATGCCCGTCCACGGCGAGTGGAAGCACATGCGGGCCAACGCCGACCTCGCCATCCGCACCGGCGTCGCACCGGACCGCGTGATCATCGCCGAGGACGGTGTCGTCGTCGACCTCGTCGACGGGCGCGCCTCGATCACCGGAAAGGTCCCGGCCGGCTATGTGTACGTCGACGGGATGACCGTCGGAGGCGCGACCGAGGCGTCCCTGAAGGACCGCCGCGTCCTGGCGGAGGAGGGCGTGGTCACCATCGTGGCGATCGTCGACGCCGACACCGGGCGGCTCGCCGAGGCGCCCGACTTCCTCGCCCGCGGATTCGAGCACGACGACACCACCTTCGAGCCCGTGATCCCGCTCATCGAGAAGACCCTGGCCGCGGCGGCCGAAGAGGGCATCGGCGACCACCACCAGCTCGAACAGCGCATCGCTCGCGCCGTCGCCTCCTGGGCCTTCCGCAGCCACCGCCGCAAGCCCCTGATCATCCCCGTCGTCATCGACGCCTGA
- a CDS encoding DUF3592 domain-containing protein: MRKPSADRVLTALMGLVSLFVGASLALVAYVLAGKIGEDHRATLDRRVTAVVFDKRVVNEGGGPNGGTRTDTLVRYELGDKRYTSTLRRGSSGGEVGDTVEVAYDSERPDRPYTVAYAESEPPSNASRITGVVLCSLFALAMLGGGALLLLTGGGL, translated from the coding sequence ATGCGCAAACCGTCCGCCGATCGTGTGCTGACGGCGCTGATGGGTCTCGTCTCCCTGTTCGTCGGCGCGTCTCTCGCCCTGGTGGCCTACGTCCTCGCCGGAAAGATCGGTGAGGACCACCGCGCGACCCTGGACCGCCGGGTCACCGCGGTGGTCTTCGACAAACGCGTGGTGAACGAGGGCGGCGGACCGAACGGCGGCACCCGGACGGACACCCTGGTCAGGTACGAGCTCGGAGACAAGCGCTACACCTCCACGCTCAGACGCGGCAGTTCGGGCGGCGAGGTCGGGGACACCGTGGAGGTGGCCTACGACTCCGAACGGCCCGATCGCCCGTACACCGTCGCCTACGCCGAGTCCGAACCGCCGAGCAACGCATCACGCATCACGGGTGTCGTCCTCTGCTCCCTCTTCGCCCTCGCCATGCTCGGCGGAGGGGCTCTCCTCCTCTTGACCGGAGGAGGCCTCTGA
- a CDS encoding MerR family transcriptional regulator produces the protein MAERQMQIGEVAERTGLSLRTIRHYEEVGLVIPSARSKGGFRLYTETDIGRLMVIRRMKPLDFSLEEMRDLLEIVDRIAADDAPTAEERERLHERLDSYRKVADARCETLRAQLMAAEDFAATLRRRLDAQSS, from the coding sequence ATGGCAGAGCGGCAGATGCAGATCGGCGAGGTTGCTGAGCGGACCGGCTTGTCGCTCCGCACGATCCGGCACTACGAGGAAGTCGGTCTGGTCATCCCCTCCGCCCGCAGCAAGGGAGGTTTCCGTCTGTACACCGAGACGGACATCGGCCGCCTGATGGTGATTCGCCGCATGAAGCCGCTGGACTTCTCGCTGGAGGAGATGCGGGACCTCCTGGAGATCGTCGACCGCATCGCAGCGGACGACGCGCCTACAGCCGAGGAGCGGGAACGTCTGCACGAGCGGCTGGACTCGTACCGCAAGGTGGCCGACGCACGCTGCGAGACGCTGCGCGCCCAGCTCATGGCCGCGGAGGACTTCGCCGCCACACTGCGCCGCAGGCTCGATGCCCAGAGTTCCTGA
- a CDS encoding polyamine aminopropyltransferase yields the protein MTTRFEELDWKPTPIGDISLRRRRDPSSGDDVYEVKLGDEFLMSSLFTEGEIALARLGLAPLAHHPGLDVAVGGLGLGYTAHAALQEPGVRSLIVVDTLGEVIDWHRRGLVPLGTALGSDDRCRLVRGDFFAMVREGRGLDPQAEGRLFHAILLDVDHSPRHVLHPSHAALYRPEGLSALSRLLHPGGVFALWSNDPPDDDFVSLLANAFQNTAAHVVEFPNPLRGGTSTNTVYVAVKGSAGR from the coding sequence ATGACCACCCGCTTCGAGGAACTCGACTGGAAGCCGACACCGATCGGCGACATCAGCCTGCGGCGCCGACGCGACCCCTCGTCGGGAGACGACGTGTACGAGGTGAAGCTCGGGGACGAGTTCCTGATGTCCAGCCTCTTCACCGAGGGCGAGATCGCCCTCGCCCGACTGGGCCTCGCCCCGCTCGCGCACCACCCCGGCCTCGATGTCGCCGTCGGCGGCCTCGGCCTCGGGTACACCGCACACGCCGCGCTACAGGAGCCGGGCGTCCGCTCGCTGATCGTCGTCGACACCCTCGGCGAGGTCATCGACTGGCACCGACGCGGTCTGGTACCGCTCGGCACGGCGCTCGGCTCGGACGACCGCTGCCGACTGGTGCGGGGCGACTTCTTCGCCATGGTGCGTGAGGGCCGTGGGCTGGACCCGCAAGCGGAGGGACGCCTCTTCCACGCCATCCTGCTGGACGTCGACCACTCCCCCCGCCATGTGCTGCACCCGAGCCATGCCGCTCTCTACCGGCCGGAGGGCCTGAGCGCCCTCTCCCGCCTCCTCCACCCCGGAGGCGTCTTCGCCCTGTGGTCCAACGACCCGCCCGACGACGACTTCGTCTCCCTCCTCGCCAACGCCTTCCAGAACACCGCCGCCCACGTGGTGGAGTTCCCCAACCCGCTGCGAGGCGGCACCTCGACCAACACCGTCTACGTGGCCGTCAAGGGCAGCGCCGGTCGATGA
- a CDS encoding SulP family inorganic anion transporter, which translates to MSTPLSAAPKLRMSKPDWLASPKVFRTEVLAGLVVALALIPEAISFSIIAGVDPAIGLFASFTMAVVISIVGGRKAMISAATGAIALVIAPLNHQYGLGYLIAAVILGGLMQVALGALGVAKLMRFVPRSVMVGFVNALAILIFMAQVPEMRDVPWAVYPLIIGGLALMVFFPKITTVIPAPLVAIVTLTVITVAAGIAVPNVGDKGDLPSSLPVPGLPDVPFTMDTLTTIAPYAFAFALVGLMESLMTAKLVDDITDTHSNKTRESIGQGIANVVTGFFGGMGGCAMIGQTMINVKTSGARTRLSTFLAGTFLMVLCIAFGPVVSDIPMAALVAVMILVSFATFDWHSIQPKTLQRMPVGETTVMVVTVAAVVATHNLAIGVVLGCITAMVIFAKRVAHIAEVSGVVDPDGNQVVYAVTGELFFASSNDLVYQFNYKDDPDDVIIDLTDAHIWDASSVAALDAIETKYAQRGKKVTIIGLNKASAEMHGKLAGQLTAGH; encoded by the coding sequence ATGTCTACACCGCTGTCCGCGGCTCCCAAGCTGCGTATGTCCAAGCCGGACTGGCTCGCCTCCCCGAAGGTCTTCCGTACCGAGGTGCTGGCGGGCCTCGTGGTGGCTCTGGCGCTGATCCCCGAGGCGATCTCCTTCTCGATCATCGCGGGTGTCGACCCGGCAATCGGCCTCTTCGCCTCCTTCACGATGGCCGTGGTCATCTCGATCGTGGGCGGCCGCAAGGCCATGATCTCCGCCGCCACCGGCGCCATAGCCCTGGTCATCGCACCCTTGAACCACCAGTACGGGCTCGGTTACCTGATCGCCGCCGTCATCCTCGGCGGCCTGATGCAGGTGGCTCTGGGCGCGCTCGGGGTCGCCAAGCTGATGCGGTTCGTGCCGCGCAGCGTGATGGTCGGCTTCGTCAACGCCCTCGCCATCCTGATCTTCATGGCGCAGGTCCCGGAGATGCGGGACGTTCCGTGGGCCGTCTACCCGCTGATCATCGGCGGTCTGGCCCTCATGGTGTTCTTCCCGAAGATCACCACGGTGATTCCCGCACCCCTGGTCGCCATCGTCACGCTGACCGTGATCACCGTCGCCGCCGGCATCGCCGTTCCCAACGTCGGCGACAAGGGCGATCTCCCGTCCTCGCTGCCGGTCCCCGGTCTGCCCGACGTGCCGTTCACCATGGACACCCTGACCACCATCGCCCCCTATGCCTTCGCGTTCGCGCTGGTGGGGCTGATGGAGTCGCTGATGACCGCGAAGCTCGTCGACGACATCACCGACACCCACTCGAACAAGACCCGCGAGTCCATCGGCCAGGGCATCGCCAACGTCGTGACCGGGTTCTTCGGCGGCATGGGCGGCTGCGCCATGATCGGCCAGACCATGATCAACGTGAAGACCTCCGGAGCGCGGACCCGCCTGTCCACCTTCCTCGCCGGTACCTTCCTGATGGTCCTGTGCATCGCGTTCGGCCCGGTCGTCTCGGACATCCCGATGGCCGCTCTCGTCGCGGTGATGATCCTGGTCTCCTTCGCCACCTTCGACTGGCATTCCATCCAGCCCAAGACGCTCCAGCGCATGCCGGTCGGCGAGACCACCGTCATGGTCGTCACCGTCGCCGCGGTGGTCGCCACCCACAACCTCGCCATCGGCGTCGTTCTCGGCTGCATCACCGCGATGGTGATCTTCGCGAAGCGGGTCGCCCACATCGCCGAGGTCTCCGGGGTCGTCGACCCGGACGGCAACCAGGTCGTCTACGCGGTCACCGGCGAGCTGTTCTTCGCCTCCTCCAACGACCTCGTCTACCAGTTCAACTACAAGGACGACCCCGACGACGTGATCATCGACCTCACCGATGCCCACATCTGGGACGCCTCCTCCGTCGCAGCCCTCGACGCCATCGAGACCAAATACGCCCAGCGCGGCAAGAAGGTCACGATCATCGGCCTCAACAAGGCCAGCGCCGAAATGCACGGCAAGCTCGCCGGCCAGCTCACCGCCGGCCACTGA